The window CTGCGAGCTCGCGACGAGCTCCATCTCGCGCCGCAGCCGCATCATCGCCTCGCTCGTGCCGATGAGCTGGCCCTCGCGCTCCTGCGCGTCGCGCACGAGCTCGCGCGCGACCAGCCCCTCGTGCGCGGCCGCGTTCTCGAGCGCTTCGATCAGGCTGCTCGTGCGCATCGCCGCGCCGGCGAGCGCGCCGAGAAACGCGAGCAGCCGAAGGTCGAGCCCGGCGAATGCGTCGGGATCGAGCGCGTCCGCGGTCAGCGCGCCGACCAGCTCGCCCTCGACGCGCAGCGGACAGCCGAGGCAGGCGTGCACGTGACGCAGCGCCGAGGCGTCGCGCGCGAGCATGCCGTCGAAGGGATCGGGCAGCGGGCTGTCGGGCGGGAAGAGGACGGGGGCGTCGGCGCTGCAGATGACGTCGAGCCGCGGGTGGTCGGCGCGCGGGTAGCTGCGTCCCATCGCGTCCGGCGTGAGGCCGTGCGCCGCGATCGGCACCAGCACGTCGCCCTCGACGCGCAGCAGCGCGGAGGCGTCGCACGGGATCGCCTGGCGGACCGCCTCGAGCAGGCGCCGGTAGCGGTCGGCGCTGCCGAGCGACGCGCTCAGGTCGAGCGCGATCGACAGGATGGGCTCGAGGTCGGTCACGTTGTGCAGCTAACTACGCCGTTGTCGATCCTGCAACATCGAATGCGTGTGAGAATCACGACATCATTAGAAAACACCCAATGATCGCGAGCTGATCTATAAGGCCAGCATCTTGCGTTGCCGAGGGTCGCGCACCCCGGTGCGCCACGGAGGCAACGCATGATGGACCTTTCGCAATCGACCCTGGCCGAGCTCGCGAGCAGCCTGCCCGCCGCGGCGCGCGTCTTCCGCCGTCACGCGCTCGACTTCTGCTGCCGTGGCGGCCGCACGCTCGCCGAGGCCTGCGCGGCGCGCGCGCTCGATCCGAGCGCGGTCGCGGCCGAGATCGAGCGCGAGTCGGCGGCCGCCACCGAGCCGTCCGAGCGCTGGGCGGAGCGGCCGCTCGAGGAGCTCGTCAATCACATCCTCGACCGCTTCCACGAGCCGCTGCGTCCCGAGCTCGCGCGTCTCGTCGAGCTCGCCCGCAAGGTCGAGCGGGTGCACGGCGACAAGCCGTCGTGTCCGCGCGGGCTCGCGGACCACCTCGCCGCGACCGCCGACGACCTCGAGGCGCACCTCATGAAGGAGGAGCAGGTGCTCTTCCCGCTCATCCTGCGCGGCGGCGGTCGGAGCGCCGGCATGCCGATCCGCATCATGACGCTCGAGCACGAGGGCCACGGTGACGCCCTGCGCCGCACGCGCGAGCTCACCGGGGATCTCGTCCCGCCGCCCGAGGCGTGCGCGTCGTGGAAGGCGCTCTACCTCGGCCTCGAGCAGCTCGAGGCCGACCTCTTCGAGCACATCCACCTCGAGAACAACGTCCTCTTCCCGCGCGCCCTGCGCGCCTGACCCCACTGGTGGAGATCATGAAAAACTTGAAGCGCTACTGGCTGGTCCTCGCCGCGACCGTGCTGGGCACGTTCCTCGTGCTGGGCTTCTTCGGCCGCGAGGTCTACCGTCAAGCACCACCGATCCCCGAGCGCGTGCTCAGCGAGACCGGCGAGGTCCTGATGACGCGCGACGACATCCTCGACGGCCAGCAGGTGTGGCAGAGCGTCGGCGGTCAGCAGGTCGGCTCGATCTGGGGGCACGGCGCGTACCAGGCGCCGGACTGGTCGGCCGACTGGCTGCACCGCGAGGCGACGGGCCTGCTCGAGCGCTGGAGCCGCGCCGAGGCGGGCGTCGAGTTCGCGGCGGCGCCGGAGGCGACGCAGGAAGCGTTGCGCGCGCGTCTGCGCCGCGAGATGCGCACCAACCGCTACGACCCCGAGACCGGGACGCTGATGGTCTCGGCCGACCGCGCCGCGGTGATGCGCGAGGTCGCGCGCCACTACACGGCGCTCTTCGGTGACGACCCGGCGCTGCAGGAGCTGCGCGAGGCGTACGCGCTGCACGACGACGCGGTGCCCGACGCCGAGCGGCGCGAGAAGCTCGCGGCGTTCTTCTTCTGGACCGCGTGGGCCTGCGCGGCGGA is drawn from Candidatus Binatia bacterium and contains these coding sequences:
- the ytfE gene encoding iron-sulfur cluster repair protein YtfE is translated as MDLSQSTLAELASSLPAAARVFRRHALDFCCRGGRTLAEACAARALDPSAVAAEIERESAAATEPSERWAERPLEELVNHILDRFHEPLRPELARLVELARKVERVHGDKPSCPRGLADHLAATADDLEAHLMKEEQVLFPLILRGGGRSAGMPIRIMTLEHEGHGDALRRTRELTGDLVPPPEACASWKALYLGLEQLEADLFEHIHLENNVLFPRALRA